A genome region from Setaria italica strain Yugu1 chromosome III, Setaria_italica_v2.0, whole genome shotgun sequence includes the following:
- the LOC105914130 gene encoding 60S ribosomal protein L18a, translated as MVAHRFHQYQVVGRALPTPGDEHPKIYRMKLWATNEVRAKSKFWYFLRKLKKVKKSNGQMLAINEIFERNPTTIKNYGIWLRYQSRTGYHNMYKEYRDTTLNGAVEQMYNEMASRHRVRAPCIQIIKTATVHFKLCKRDNTKQFHNSKIKFPLVYRKVRPPTRKLKTTFKASRPNLFM; from the exons ATGGTCGCCCACAGG TTCCATCAGTACCAGGTGGTGGGTCGCGCGCTGCCGACCCCCGGCGATGAGCACCCCAAGATCTACCGCATGAAGCTCTGGGCCACCAACGAGGTTCGCGCCAAGTCCAAGTTCTG GTACTTCCTGAGAAAGCTCAAGAAGGTGAAGAAGAGCAATGGCCAGATGCTCGCCATCAACGAG ATCTTTGAGCGCAACCCAACCACAATCAAGAACTACGGCATCTGGCTGCGCTACCAGAGCAGGACAGGTTACCACAACATGTACAAGGAGTACCGTGACACCACCCTGAACGGTGCCGTGGAGCAGATGTACAATGAGATGGCCTCCCGCCACCGTGTGAGGGCCCCCTGCATCCAGATCATCAAGACGGCGACGGTCCACTTCAAGCTGTGCAAGAGGGACAACACCAAGCAGTTCCACAACTCCAAGATCAAGTTCCCGCTCGTGTACCGCAAGGTGAGGCCACCCACCAGGAAGCTCAAGACCACCTTCAAGGCGTCCAGGCCCAACTTGTTCATGTAA